From a single Lolium rigidum isolate FL_2022 chromosome 7, APGP_CSIRO_Lrig_0.1, whole genome shotgun sequence genomic region:
- the LOC124674434 gene encoding uncharacterized Rho GTPase-activating protein At5g61530-like: MPLVESPQWRQKATDFFSSSSFKLKQAGQSAGDNIADVAGKVGSVVKSRWAIFQDARQRPPPPGDTVQERFISAAANTGVILRKGISETKEKVAVGKVKVEEAAKKTADKSKTILNNIERWQKGVASTDVFGVPIEATVQREQSGKAVPLILVKCADYLVISGLSNENLFKSEGDRKVLQQLVSLYNEDSGASLPDGVSPIDVAALVKCYLASIPEPLTTFALYDELRDARVSIDDLKNILKKLPNVNYMTLEFVTALLLRVSRKSALNKMDSRTLAVEFTPLIMWQQGDSGTDMRNHLRFTLKPPPKIVDTTSNTSTWDLLDEDDVDASSQIPLDDASPPDYSAIEVIQCLIEHHNPIFTDANETVWR, encoded by the exons ATGCCGCTTGTCGAATCGCCTCAGTGGCGCCAGAAGGCCACCGATTTCTTCTCCTCATCCA GCTTCAAGCTGAAGCAGGCAGGGCAGTCTGCAGGGGACAACATAGCTGATGTTGCTGGGAAGGTCGGATCCGTGGTGAAGAGCCGGTGGGCCATCTTCCAGGATGCTAGGCAGCGGCCGCCGCCACCAGGCGATACCGTGCAGGAGCGCTTCATCTCTGCTGCTGCCAACACTGGGGTGATTCTCAGGAAGGGCATTTCAGAAACTAAGGAGAAGGTTGCAGTGGGGAAGGTCAAAGTTGAAGAG GCTGCTAAAAAAACTGCGGACAAAAGCAAAACTATTTTGAACAACATTGAACGCTGGCAGAAG GGAGTTGCCAGTACCGATG TCTTTGGTGTTCCTATTGAAGCCACCGTACAACGAGAGCAATCTGGCAAAGCTGTGCCCCTGATACTGGTGAAGTGTGCAGACTACCTGGTTATATCAG GCTTGAGTAATGAGAACTTGTTCAAATCCGAAGGTGACAGAAAAGTTCTTCAGCAACTAGTTTCACTTTACAATGAGG ATTCGGGTGCATCTTTGCCTGATGGTGTAAGCCCTATTGATGTAGCTGCACTGGTCAAGTGTTACCTTGCCAGCATCCCTGAGCCGCTTACTACATTTGCTCTGTATGATGAGCTTAGGGATGCAAGAGTTAGCATTGATGATCTAAAGAACATACTGAAGAAGCTTCCAAATGTGAACTACATGACACTAGAATTTGTTACGGCATTGCTACTGAGAGTAAGCCGTAAATCAGCACTTAATAAG ATGGACTCTCGTACCCTTGCTGTGGAGTTCACGCCTTTGATCATGTGGCAGCAAGGGGATTCTGGAACAGATATGCGGAATCATCTCAGATTCACACTAAAACCACCTCCGAAAATCGTGGATACAACATCAAATACCTCTACATGGGACCTGCTAG ATGAGGATGATGTGGATGCTTCCTCGCAAATTCCCTTGGATGACGCTTCACCCCCAGACTACAGTGCCATTGAGGTCATCCAGTGCCTGATTGAGCACCACAATCCCATATTCACCGACGCAAACGAGACTGTATGGAGGTGA